The BD1-7 clade bacterium region AAATATATCATATAGAAATTCACCTGTTTTATTTCACCATGTGAAACATATCCAAATATAGAAAAATCTCAAATACGGCCTATACCACTTAGCAATTGCTAATGCGCAGTATTTTTCGATGACTATTATTCCTTTGCAATCATTCACTCAAAAAACGAAATAGCCCTTTCGGAATGAGTGAGCCAATCCCATGCAAAAATAAACGTCACGATCATGAATACTATTTCTAAAAACACGCGTTTTTCATCCGACATTACACTCTACGATGCCTTGATGAACAACAAAACCATCCGAGTACTCGCAGAAAAAAGACGGCAGGAAGCCAACGACGACAGCTACCGACGCAGCTTATTAGGCCAAGGTTTGAGAATCAGTGCGTCCATTGCCCCCGAATTACATGAGCAAATCCAGGTTGCCAGTAAAAAGCTAGGCCTCCACGATAAAAACATCGAAGTGTACATTTACAATAGCCCTGAGCCCAATGCGACCTGCGCGATACTGGCAGACGGCCGAATTATTCTCACCTTCAGCTCAGGTCTTCTACAAAGCATGAACAATGACGAAATCAACTTCGTCGTCGGCCATGAACTTGGCCATGCATTATTCAACCACGCATCCCTCCCAACACATGGCATTCTCAATGACAGCGCGATTGACGCCAGTGACGCGATGCGACTAATGAGCTGGAGTCGCCGTGCAGAAATTTCAGCTGATCGCACCGGCTTGTATGTGTGCGAAAACCCGGAAGCGGCTATCAGCGCCTTTTTGAAGCTTTCCTGCGGTGTCGCCGCGCCGGTCATCAGTTTCGATATAAAAGAGTACGCAAACCAGATAAAAGACCTCGGTGATCTTGCCAATAATCTTGAAGATACCTCCCATTGCTATTCAAGCCATCCGTTCAACCCGATTCGTGTCATGGCAGTCGACCTTTATTCACGATCCCAACCCTACCTGGAACTGACTAACCAGCCCATCACCGAAGATACGTTGGATATCGAATCGTTAGACAATGAAATAAACACTGTACTGGCGTTTATGGAACCAACACCGGATGAAGAAAGACAACGTCTGTTAAATGAGTGTTTGTTTTGGGCAGGCGCTTGGGTTGCTTACGCTGACGGCGAACTCGTTGCCAGTGAAGCCGCCAATTTACGTGATCAGGTGGGTGAAACTCTCTTTGATAGTTATATCGACGAGTTAGAAACGTCTGACACGCCTTTAGAACTCGCAAAATCGGTATTCGACGTTGCTGTTGTTCCCATCAAAAACCTACCTGCGCCGGAAAAATGCGCTTTGATTCAGCGCCTAGTCGTCATTGCACGTGCCGATCAAAACATCGACGAAAGAGAACTTGATGCACTGCACCATATTGCCCGCCACCTGAAAATCGATGCATCTTTCGTTCAGCAAATTCTCATATTTTTACAATAGGAATCTTCCATGTTAAAAGTTTTAAAAAAAGCGATCACGCAACAAGTGAAAGAATCAGGTTTAAATTCAAGTAACAATCCGCTACTTAAAAAAGTTATGGATTCCGTTGGCCTTAGCGCATTAGGCAACCCTAATCCATTTCCAAATACTGAAACTGACAAAATTTTTTCTTACGCGTTGGAGCTCGGTTGGACCACCCTCGAAGCCCACTCGGAAACGTATCTGGTCTCCGATTTTGCACTCGGTGATGAGCGTTACCAGCGTGTGCATTTTTTTGTGCGGTCGATCAGCAATGACGAGACCATTATACAAATCACTTCGCCAGCAGCACCGTTAAGCGCTGTTGCCGCTGAAGACATGCAAAAATTTACCAACGAGCTGCTCAATAAGAACAGCCTATCAACCAATCTCGGTTGGGCCATCGAAGACATTGGTGATACACCGCACATCACTGCCACGAAAGAGCTTTTATTCAACACCATGGACAGTGCCGAGTTCGAGCACGCGACCTATGCGATCGCTTTCGCGGCTGACGAAATGGAAGCCCGCTTTGGTGCAGACAACTTTTAATCTTCGGAGCTAACAACATGAGCCAACAATTTCACAATACGATCAATCAACATACTGCCGCCCTCGGATGGACAACTGACGCAGAGGGCGAAGACTTGATTAGCCTGTTATTTGACATGGGCGAAGGTCGCTCTCAACGGGTTGTGATTGCGCACCACGATCTCGGAAATGGCACACAGATTGTCGAAGTCTCATCTGCAGTTCTAAAAATGGATGGTCTGCCAAATCATCATCTTGGCACAGAGATGGCCACTATGCTGCTGAAAGAAAACGCCCAAAAACCGTTCTCGAATTGGGCGATTGATGGCGAAGGTGAAACTGCACATTTGGTCGCCACCTCTCGATGGCTGCTCAGTGACCTTGACAAGGAAGAGCTACATCATGCTGTCGTTATCGTTGCCGGCATGGCTGACCGCCTTGAAGAGCAACTGGGTGTTGATCATTTCTAATCGTTAGCCAACGCCCGCCTTGAACGACACATAGATCGCTCTTTCCCCAGGAGGAGTAGATCTATGACATCCCAAAATCGTTTACCACAGCCCCGAAACTACCAGAGCATGCATCCATGAACAGTATCAATATCGAATTTTGGCTGGGTCAGGTATTTACCCTCGTCGCAACGATCGTCGGCGTCTACCTTGCCGCCAATTCAGGATTTGAAAAGGCCATTGAATTTGAATCTCTGCAGTCCAAGCGCAGTGCCTATTTTGTCAATCGAGCATTGTATAACGAGCTATCTGCCAATCTCGAAGAAATCGATGCGTGGGTCGAGGAATTCAATAAAGATCCAATGCACAATGCCATGGACATGCGCGCCGAGAGTTATCAGCTCGATACATTTTTGTGGGAAACCATGCAGGAAGGTTCATCGATATTTGAAGTACCCTACCAACAAGTAAAAGTAATCTCAGGGTTTTACGGATCAGTCGAGCACCTGCGCGGCGTCATGCTATCCGGTAATCCGTTTGAAGCGCCGAAGGCAGCGAAGTCACTCGCCAGCCTGACGAGTGGTTTAAAAAACGACTTCATGCCAACATTTAAAAATTTGCTTGAGGTAAACGAGGCACACCTCGCCAAAAGAGGTATTCAATTTGACTGACACAGTCATCGAAGACTCATTGGTATCTACAAGGAAGGCCACACATTGTGGCCTAAAGCCGCTTACAGTGATTGCTTAGATGGATGCAAAGGCAAAATTTGAGGCCACCGGCTGACTGTTTTGTTGAGTCAAAAACGCCTTTTTAGCACGCGAGAATGTAATGCTGTTTAATCCCAGATAAGATGCCAAATGATATTGGGGTATACGCGCCAGCAACTGCTGCGGAAATGCATCCCTGATATATGAATAACGTTCAACAGCTGATGCAGACTGCAACATATATTGACGATTTTCTCGATCGATATACGCTGATCGCATACATCGCATAATGAAACGGGCAAAGTAAATATCGGTTTCACTCTGCTTGCGTAAATCAGCAACCGACATCAACTGAACAGCTGTAACAGGTTCTAGTGCTTGCACATATAGTTCGGCACATTCCCCTTCAGCAGACGCAAGCACATTGGCAAACAACTGCCCTTCATGCACAAAACGTGTGTTGAATTCTTTGCCATCCGGTCTTTGGTAATAGCAGCGCAAGAGACCTTTTTTAATATAGTGATAGTGTTGCGCTGAATCATCATTTGCGCACGCTGATTCAGGCCAACAAAGATACTCGCCGGCTGAAAAATTGCGTAAGGTCATACTTCCCTGTAGGTGGTCAAAGACATAATCCGGTGTCGAAGGTACGAGATTCAGTAGGACTTTTTTTATTTCATCAATCATCGACCGTTCTACTCCTGTCAGTATCGAACGATAAAGGGTCATCACCGTACGAGCGCAACAACATCTGCACAGAACTCAACGGTGACTGCCTGATTTGTGAGCACTCGCAGGCAGGTGACGGAGTATTTCAAATCAAGACATCAAAAAATATCTAATAATTTTTTAGAATCCCTAAAGCAATTTTATAGGATCTGTACAAATGCACCCTAACCTATTGGATCAATTGATTGTTTTTGAACACGCTGTAGAACTCGGTAGCTTTTCAGCGGCAGCCAAACGGCTAAACCGAACCGTGGCAGCGGTAGGTTATGCCATCGGACAGCTTGAAGAGCATCTTGGCTTGACGCTATTTGACCGCTCGGGATATCGGCCGGAATTGACACAGCATGGCATTACATTGCGCCGTGATGTCAGCATTATTATGCGACGAGTTGAACGACTGGAATCCAAAGTCGATAATCTGCGGCAACAGATAGCCACCAACGTCTCGATTGCGATCACCGAAATGATCCCTATTGAACCTCTCGCCCGTGCCACAAGCACATTTACTCGACTTCACCCAGAGTTTCAGCTAACCATCCACGAATACTCCGTCGACGTTGCCATGCAAAAGCTGTTTCAACATGAAGCAGCATTGCTGATTGCCCAGCTATGGGATGCAGCTCCGATCAAGGGCTTGGATGGCCGACAGCTCTATGCCTGTGATCTTATGTTAATCGCATCACACGACCACCCGCTGGCGGCTCTGGATGACCCCTTCGAATACGCTGAGCTGGATAACCACCAACAAGTATTAATGTCGCCGTACCCTGCAGATACGGTTGACTACAACTATGGGGTTAGCGTCACCGATTTATATACCGTCAATAGCGTCCGGTTGCAGAAATCGTTGATTTGTCACGGCGCGGGCTGGGGATTTATGGCCCATCATCAGATCGAGGATGAACTCAGCAATGGCAGCCTCGTGCAGCTTAAGTGCAGAGATCTGAATGACCTACCACAAATGCGAGTGGCAGCAGTGTGGGGAACACGCAAAGCACCGAACCCAGTTCTGACAAAGTTTATTGACTTATTAGAAGTCGAATGCCGCAAATCCGTTGCAGCACTATCACAAGATACTCAAGCAGATCACTCGAGCGATATGACCTAATACTCAGATCAATACATCCCGTATCGCTATCTTACTGTGTCGCCGGCCCGGCATATACGCTATGGAGCAACCGCTCCATATCCACATCCTGCTGCTGTCTGAACATCGCCATCTGCGCAGCCGTCGAGCTATCATCTGCAACGCGCATAGACCCAAAGTTGGATTTGTGGTTTATCGCCAAACCACGCATCGCGGATATTGATTCTGGTTGAAATCCTAACCGCTTTGCCCGGCCTAACTGCGACAACTGCTCTGTTAAAACCACGGCCATAATCGACGGGTTATCTGATACCGCAGGTATTCCAACGAAAGACCGACTCATTTGTCTGTTGATCAAATCTGTTAGCGATACGTTTTCCTGCTCATCCACGTCAGCTGTCGCTGGCTTCCAGGTCTGCAAGTCGGTTGTTGTCGATAAAGGCATATTCAATGCAGCCACAACGACCTGCGACGCTTCCTCCGCTTGGGTGGAATAGTCAGTCACTGTGAGAGGATCTTCGGTAAGACTTTGTTTCATCACCTCTGCGGCCAAAGCACCCAAGTAGGTAACTTGAATCGTCTCGAATTCTGGGGCTGCGCTAGCAGTCACGCTATCCATGGGTTTCAGGTAGCGGTAATTCAATAAGCTCAGGCCTTGTGTCAATTCTCTTGGCAGCAACTCACCTTCATGAATAAGTTCACCGTCGAAACTGCCGCAGTCTTCTGCCATGCATAGATAACGACCACTATTGTTTGCATCGACAGATAAACGAACGAGCATACCTTTAGTATCGCCGGTAGTAACAACATCTTCGGCTGACACAACCAATTCAGCAATACCGTCTTCATTCGTTTTTGCACGAGCAATTACCCCATTGCGACTTGTTAACTGCACGTCGGCAAACACTGCTGGCGTCTCGACATTGAGACGAACTTTACTCCCATCGTCAGAGGCGTCGTTGTCACAGCCGCCGATGCTGACACACATGAATCCCGCTATCAAAATCGACAAGAGATTGCGATCTTTTGAGATTTGACGACGTTGTGTCACTGAATGCTTTACCTTTCTATTGTGCTCTTGGGGCTCTTTTCTCTTCCCTTGACGCTCCTCATCCTGACTACCTTTTCGAGGCACCTCTCGATTTATTAAGTGAATCATTGAGCAATACCCTCAGCAAATAGGGTTTTAATACCGTCGTGCATCGCCCGACCACCGACAGAAGCATGATCTTCGTCAGCAAATGATTGAAACGTTAGAGGCATTGAAATCGATGCATTTTCTAATTTCATATGCATACGAAACACCTGAGAAAATAACGCCTCATTTACTGCTACCACTTCAGGTCCTTTACTGTCGTCACCCAATTCATTCAGCGCCACGGATAGATAAAGTGAGGGAACATTTGCAACATTGGCAGCGATAAACTCATCAGCAACTGTCATTAAATGCTCATTTGCCCAATACACTGATGGACTTGCAGCAATGTAGGCATCAAAAAGATGCGTTTTGGTAAATAGCGAATACAACGCCAATGCCCCAGATTGAGAATGCCCTGCTAACACCTCACGATTTTCATCTGTTTTAAACTGTGCATTAATCAGAGGCTTAAGCTCTTGTTCGAGAAACGAAAGATAATCATCAGCGCCTCCACCAATGTCGCCACACACCTCATGCCCAGTAATGGCTGTTGCGGTATACCACTGTAGGCGCTTGCAAGGATTCAAGTAATCTTTGAAATCAACGCCAACAGTAATTATTTCAGGTAAGTAATTGCCACCAGATGCTAGACGCAGATTATCATTAGCGACCATCAAAAACATGAATCCACCATCGCCGTAATAGGCTACCGGGTACTCTGCATCGATAGGCGCATTGGCGTAAGACAAAGGCAGTGCCACCTCTACCAACATGGTTTCATTCAAAATTTGAGACTCTAACTCAAACGCTAAAATATTTGGCCGAGACAAGGCTACCGGCTCTACTTGTGCTTGCGCAAAAACTGCGAAGGTTAATGGCATTGCTGCAACAACAACTCTGGCAAGTTGTTTGAATGGTTTAATATTCATTCAGTATCTTCCGATTAATTTATCATTATTATTGAGAAAAATGACGGGGAATATCGGTAAAAACGGCAAAGTGCCTTATGCTACAAGGGGGACACAAAAGGCTTTGTCTTCGCCGAAAAAACAACCGAAGACCGATCGATACGAATGCTATAGAAATGACATCTTCCTGCATTAGCAATTGCTAAGTAACCGGAAGAAACTAACGAAAAGTGCATCGGCAAGGAACTTTTTACCGACGCTCAAGAAGCTAAAACCAACAAGAATATCTATTTCACCAAATCAAACCTAGCGTGAAATAGATTCTAACGAAATTACTATAATTAACTACTAGCAAGCGATTGATGAATCTCAAGCTGATCATCAATAAATAAACGTGCAGCGCCAGCTGGGATCTCAAGTCTCGGGTCCATTGTTAATGCAGTACTGTAAATGCCGGATTCCAATACGGTATCAGTAACCACAGTGACTGATAAAATGCGACGATCGATATCACCAATGATGTGTGAATGCGCCTCACCCGCTATTTTGCGCTGTCTTTCATAGTGCCCGGATGTCGTAAGGCCTTTATTTTCAATTTTAACCATGCACAAAGGCTCAGCTGGATTCTTGGGATTTTTTATTCCCACGCGAAATGGATCACCGGATTCTTTTTTTCCGTAAACGTAGATATCACCGCCAAAATTGATCAGTGCCCCAGACATCGGATATTGTTTCAGAATGCGCACAGCATCATCAACGGCATATTCTTTGACAACGCCACCTAGATCAAACTGACAATGGGCGTTGGTAAAGCGCAAGCAGTCGTCATCTAACGACCAAACCCTATCCCCCATATACTGACGAAGTTCAGCGACTTGCGATGCATGCTGCTCGGGTGTTTCTGCCGTGTTTGCCTGTTTCAGGGTGCCCACTGTGATATCAAAAAGCTCACCGGTATAAGCCGTATAGCTTTTAACGTGGCTGAGTATCTTCCAGGTTTCAGCATCCACCGGCACATCGGCTATTTGTCGCTGGTTAATCACCCTGCTCAACCACGAGTAGGGGTTATGAAAGTTATACTTGGTTTCAAGCCGGCGTGTATTCGCTTCAATGGCTGCCACAATACTCTTGGCGTGATCATCCATAACGCCATGCAATATCACTTCGCAAGCAACCGTCATGCAATTAAATCGGTGTCTATACATCGCGATTACCTCAGAACTTTTTCGTAAAGCCACCCATGAGTGACACCGAATTAAACCCATTACTTTGCTCATACCAGGCACCACCAAAATCGACGTACAGCCCATATCCGCAATAGATCTGTGTACCCAGTTCTGCGGTGTATGCGTTGAACGCACCGAGTCGCTCATCAGCCGAACCAGGGCCAACGATGGCAAACTGATTATCGCTAGCATCGGCATCTTTGAAGAACCAGGCGCCCGTTTGGGTATACCAGCGGTATTTGGCATACAACAACAGCGGGGCGGTCACTTGCCAGCTCAACTCAGTATCCACGGAATGTGAGTGAATATCCCAGTCGTCGGCATAAAAGCGGTATGAAAACTGAGCGGCCACAGAATCGCCAAACGACTGAACAAAATTAGCGGCGATACCACCGCCAACACGTTCGTCTGGGCGTGTATCGGTTGCTAGGAAGACTTCTTCTGGGCCAATTTCACCATCGGCATTAGCATCATACTGGCGCAGAATCGTCAGATAATGGTTACTTAAATAGCCGTGTTCGTAGTTAAAAAACGCGTTCACCGACATGAAACTGTTAGGGCTCAATACCTGATTGACGCCAATCTCGAAGTTACCGATATAGAGGTTTTCTTTGTCGACATCTCGGTACAGGGTTGTAAACACATCACTCACGTTATAGAGGAATGCTGCTCCATAACGGTAAGAGCGGTTTTTGCTATCGTCGGCATATAGCAAATACTGTACATTCCCCCCTGCACTAACGTAATCACTTTCTTCTGAGTAGTTGATGCCCACAGTCAGTTCGTTACGTTTTTTATCGCGAGATGTCCATGCGACATCGGCAGATGTTCGTGTGTCTTCCAACTCGACCTTTTCGACCGCATAGTTGCGGTAATCCGGTTCGTAGAACAAAATGATCTCAGGCGTAGCTGCTTGCGCCTGTTCAACGCGACGAATACGGTTGGCAAGATCTTCTGCAGATTCAATCGGCGTTGTCGTTTGCCAAGCAGGCGACGCACCAGAGATAGAGTCGTAACCGACAGAGCCCGCCAATGTATGATCAACGCCGAGGTCGGTTTCAAAGCTGAGTACCGTATCACCCACAGTGATGCGATCATCACCTTCTTGGTAGTGTAGGTAATGCAGGCCTATTTTATCTTCAGCTTGCGCACTCAGGCTTTGTAGCAAGGTTGTTGCGGTGGCGCCTAGTGCAGTGAATC contains the following coding sequences:
- the htpX_1 gene encoding Protease HtpX, producing the protein MNTISKNTRFSSDITLYDALMNNKTIRVLAEKRRQEANDDSYRRSLLGQGLRISASIAPELHEQIQVASKKLGLHDKNIEVYIYNSPEPNATCAILADGRIILTFSSGLLQSMNNDEINFVVGHELGHALFNHASLPTHGILNDSAIDASDAMRLMSWSRRAEISADRTGLYVCENPEAAISAFLKLSCGVAAPVISFDIKEYANQIKDLGDLANNLEDTSHCYSSHPFNPIRVMAVDLYSRSQPYLELTNQPITEDTLDIESLDNEINTVLAFMEPTPDEERQRLLNECLFWAGAWVAYADGELVASEAANLRDQVGETLFDSYIDELETSDTPLELAKSVFDVAVVPIKNLPAPEKCALIQRLVVIARADQNIDERELDALHHIARHLKIDASFVQQILIFLQ
- the yahB gene encoding putative HTH-type transcriptional regulator YahB, yielding MHPNLLDQLIVFEHAVELGSFSAAAKRLNRTVAAVGYAIGQLEEHLGLTLFDRSGYRPELTQHGITLRRDVSIIMRRVERLESKVDNLRQQIATNVSIAITEMIPIEPLARATSTFTRLHPEFQLTIHEYSVDVAMQKLFQHEAALLIAQLWDAAPIKGLDGRQLYACDLMLIASHDHPLAALDDPFEYAELDNHQQVLMSPYPADTVDYNYGVSVTDLYTVNSVRLQKSLICHGAGWGFMAHHQIEDELSNGSLVQLKCRDLNDLPQMRVAAVWGTRKAPNPVLTKFIDLLEVECRKSVAALSQDTQADHSSDMT
- the besA gene encoding Ferri-bacillibactin esterase BesA, with translation MNIKPFKQLARVVVAAMPLTFAVFAQAQVEPVALSRPNILAFELESQILNETMLVEVALPLSYANAPIDAEYPVAYYGDGGFMFLMVANDNLRLASGGNYLPEIITVGVDFKDYLNPCKRLQWYTATAITGHEVCGDIGGGADDYLSFLEQELKPLINAQFKTDENREVLAGHSQSGALALYSLFTKTHLFDAYIAASPSVYWANEHLMTVADEFIAANVANVPSLYLSVALNELGDDSKGPEVVAVNEALFSQVFRMHMKLENASISMPLTFQSFADEDHASVGGRAMHDGIKTLFAEGIAQ
- the apbE_1 gene encoding FAD:protein FMN transferase, translating into MYRHRFNCMTVACEVILHGVMDDHAKSIVAAIEANTRRLETKYNFHNPYSWLSRVINQRQIADVPVDAETWKILSHVKSYTAYTGELFDITVGTLKQANTAETPEQHASQVAELRQYMGDRVWSLDDDCLRFTNAHCQFDLGGVVKEYAVDDAVRILKQYPMSGALINFGGDIYVYGKKESGDPFRVGIKNPKNPAEPLCMVKIENKGLTTSGHYERQRKIAGEAHSHIIGDIDRRILSVTVVTDTVLESGIYSTALTMDPRLEIPAGAARLFIDDQLEIHQSLASS